A part of Vespula pensylvanica isolate Volc-1 chromosome 20, ASM1446617v1, whole genome shotgun sequence genomic DNA contains:
- the LOC122636162 gene encoding zinc finger protein 260-like isoform X1 — protein sequence MALESNGNNVIWLNATRPDQIQQNRPIEQPLKCSMFTQTEQTNSFTQTEQSNSSYGDQRQQAAMFDPQQIQQQQAAQGQQSQQQQSQQMYVTADKKEDKSQQQSATAEFPFYYNVNMLQKVQTNAVSTIGAITTDDKGCYRFDVQPVGYNTLLNQMSIAAATNATFKCDICGLVFGHMSLLNHHKRIHNTTPSNLQQQPQQVVVQTPTTVTVATTPERPYTCDVCGACFALPGELKSHKTNMHQKPKVQICEDCGSEDPCEHHPTKIKKTIKPGHHPVKRRGVTSVTKCHKCNGTGIIFIGKHDEKLDSGISSLAKCGGCKATGRIIIGSGKQNSQNQAEKPFHCNVCDGTFSRYSSLWSHKRLHSGDKPFKCEVCGLAFAKAAYLKNHGRVHTGEKPFKCSVCGMQFSQSPHLKNHERIHSGERPYQCEVCEKTFARHSTLWNHRRIHTGEKPYRCNICGSAFNQATHLKNHAKVHTGEKPHRCDICEIGFSDRFALKRHRAIHEKYGQTARNQNTNNPSNAQQTNASSQQQQQQQQQQPQQGQQGQQVVVVNATTPVTVSQGQGQAVMLEEVYKCQVAFPEPK from the exons ATGGCCCTTGAATCAAATGGCAACAACGTGATCTGGTTGAATGCAACCCGTCCTGATCAAATACAGCAG AACCGACCTATTGAACAGCCACTGAAGTGTTCCATGTTCACACAAACTGAACAAACCAACAGTTTCACTCAAACGGAGCAAAGTAATTCAAGTTACGGAGATCAAAGACAG caaGCAGCAATGTTTGACCCACAACAAATTCAACAGCAGCAAGCTGCGCAGGGCCAACAGTCGCAGCAACAGCAATCCCAACAGATGTATGTGACTGcggataaaaaggaagataaatcACAACAACAATCTGCAACAGCagaatttcctttttattataatgtcAACATGCTCCAAAAAGTTCAGACAAATGCAGTGAGCACAATTGGTGCCATAACAACAGATGATAAAGGTTGTTATCGTTTTGATGTGCAGCCAGTTGGATATAACACATTATTAAATCAGATGAGTATTGCGGCTGCTACAAACGCAACCTTTAAATGTGATATATGTGGTCTGGTGTTTGGTCACATGAGCTTGTTGAATCATCATAAACGGATTCACAACACTACACCCAGCAATTTGCAACAACAGCCACAACAAGTAGTTGTTCAAACACCAACGACAGTGACTGTAGCTACTACACCTGAAAGACCGTATACTTGTGATGTCTGTGGAGCTTGTTTTGCACTGCCTGGAGAATTGAAAAGTCATAAAACAAATATGCACCAAAAACCAAAAGTGCAAATATGTGAAGATTGTGGTAGTGAAGATCCGTGCGAACATCATCCcacaaaaatcaaaaaga CAATTAAACCTGGTCATCATCCAGTAAAACGAAGGGGAGTTACTAGTGTTACCAAATGTCATAAATGTAATGGCACAGGAATAATATTCATCG GTAAACACGACGAAAAACTAGATTCTGGAATCAGTTCCCTCGCAAAGTGTGGCGGCTGCAAGGCAACAGGCCGCATCATCATAGGAA GTGGCAAACAAAACAGTCAGAACCAAGCGGAGAAGCCATTTCATTGTAATGTATGTGATGGTACATTCTCCCGGTATTCTTCACTTTGGTCTCATAAGCGGTTGCACTCGGGTGATAAACCATTCAAGTGCGAAGTCTGTGGTTTAGCTTTTGCAAAAG ctgcttatttgaaaaatcatgGACGAGTTCACACCGGAGAAAAACCATTTAAATGCAGTGTCTGTGGAATGCAATTCTCACAGAGTCCTCATCTGAAAAATCATGAAAGAATTCATTCTGGCGAACGTCCGTATCAATGCGAAGTCTGCGAAAAAACGTTTGCTAGACATTCAACGCTCTGGAATCATAGGAGAATTCATACTGGTGAAAAGCCTTACAGATGTAACATCTGTGGTTCTGCCTTCAATCAAGCAACACACCTAAAAAATCATGCGAAAGTTCATACTGGTGAGAAACCACATAG aTGTGATATATGCGAGATAGGATTTTCCGACCGTTTCGCATTAAAACGACATCGTGCAATTCATGAAAAGTATGGGCAAACGGCTCGAAATCAGAACACGAATAATCCAAGTAATGCACAACAAACAAATGCAAGTAgtcaacagcagcaacagcagcagcagcagcaacccCAACAAGGGCAACAAGGACAACAAGTTGTTGTAGTGAATGCCACAACTCCTGTAACTGTCAGTCAGGGTCAAGGTCAAGCAGTCATGCTTGAAGAAGTCTACAAATGTCAAGTGGCCTTCCCAGAACCCAAATGA
- the LOC122636162 gene encoding zinc finger protein 260-like isoform X3, with product MFTQTEQTNSFTQTEQSNSSYGDQRQQAAMFDPQQIQQQQAAQGQQSQQQQSQQMYVTADKKEDKSQQQSATAEFPFYYNVNMLQKVQTNAVSTIGAITTDDKGCYRFDVQPVGYNTLLNQMSIAAATNATFKCDICGLVFGHMSLLNHHKRIHNTTPSNLQQQPQQVVVQTPTTVTVATTPERPYTCDVCGACFALPGELKSHKTNMHQKPKVQICEDCGSEDPCEHHPTKIKKTIKPGHHPVKRRGVTSVTKCHKCNGTGIIFIGKHDEKLDSGISSLAKCGGCKATGRIIIGSGKQNSQNQAEKPFHCNVCDGTFSRYSSLWSHKRLHSGDKPFKCEVCGLAFAKAAYLKNHGRVHTGEKPFKCSVCGMQFSQSPHLKNHERIHSGERPYQCEVCEKTFARHSTLWNHRRIHTGEKPYRCNICGSAFNQATHLKNHAKVHTGEKPHRCDICEIGFSDRFALKRHRAIHEKYGQTARNQNTNNPSNAQQTNASSQQQQQQQQQQPQQGQQGQQVVVVNATTPVTVSQGQGQAVMLEEVYKCQVAFPEPK from the exons ATGTTCACACAAACTGAACAAACCAACAGTTTCACTCAAACGGAGCAAAGTAATTCAAGTTACGGAGATCAAAGACAG caaGCAGCAATGTTTGACCCACAACAAATTCAACAGCAGCAAGCTGCGCAGGGCCAACAGTCGCAGCAACAGCAATCCCAACAGATGTATGTGACTGcggataaaaaggaagataaatcACAACAACAATCTGCAACAGCagaatttcctttttattataatgtcAACATGCTCCAAAAAGTTCAGACAAATGCAGTGAGCACAATTGGTGCCATAACAACAGATGATAAAGGTTGTTATCGTTTTGATGTGCAGCCAGTTGGATATAACACATTATTAAATCAGATGAGTATTGCGGCTGCTACAAACGCAACCTTTAAATGTGATATATGTGGTCTGGTGTTTGGTCACATGAGCTTGTTGAATCATCATAAACGGATTCACAACACTACACCCAGCAATTTGCAACAACAGCCACAACAAGTAGTTGTTCAAACACCAACGACAGTGACTGTAGCTACTACACCTGAAAGACCGTATACTTGTGATGTCTGTGGAGCTTGTTTTGCACTGCCTGGAGAATTGAAAAGTCATAAAACAAATATGCACCAAAAACCAAAAGTGCAAATATGTGAAGATTGTGGTAGTGAAGATCCGTGCGAACATCATCCcacaaaaatcaaaaaga CAATTAAACCTGGTCATCATCCAGTAAAACGAAGGGGAGTTACTAGTGTTACCAAATGTCATAAATGTAATGGCACAGGAATAATATTCATCG GTAAACACGACGAAAAACTAGATTCTGGAATCAGTTCCCTCGCAAAGTGTGGCGGCTGCAAGGCAACAGGCCGCATCATCATAGGAA GTGGCAAACAAAACAGTCAGAACCAAGCGGAGAAGCCATTTCATTGTAATGTATGTGATGGTACATTCTCCCGGTATTCTTCACTTTGGTCTCATAAGCGGTTGCACTCGGGTGATAAACCATTCAAGTGCGAAGTCTGTGGTTTAGCTTTTGCAAAAG ctgcttatttgaaaaatcatgGACGAGTTCACACCGGAGAAAAACCATTTAAATGCAGTGTCTGTGGAATGCAATTCTCACAGAGTCCTCATCTGAAAAATCATGAAAGAATTCATTCTGGCGAACGTCCGTATCAATGCGAAGTCTGCGAAAAAACGTTTGCTAGACATTCAACGCTCTGGAATCATAGGAGAATTCATACTGGTGAAAAGCCTTACAGATGTAACATCTGTGGTTCTGCCTTCAATCAAGCAACACACCTAAAAAATCATGCGAAAGTTCATACTGGTGAGAAACCACATAG aTGTGATATATGCGAGATAGGATTTTCCGACCGTTTCGCATTAAAACGACATCGTGCAATTCATGAAAAGTATGGGCAAACGGCTCGAAATCAGAACACGAATAATCCAAGTAATGCACAACAAACAAATGCAAGTAgtcaacagcagcaacagcagcagcagcagcaacccCAACAAGGGCAACAAGGACAACAAGTTGTTGTAGTGAATGCCACAACTCCTGTAACTGTCAGTCAGGGTCAAGGTCAAGCAGTCATGCTTGAAGAAGTCTACAAATGTCAAGTGGCCTTCCCAGAACCCAAATGA
- the LOC122636162 gene encoding zinc finger protein 2 homolog isoform X2 gives MALESNGNNVIWLNATRPDQIQQNRPIEQPLKCSMFTQTEQTNSFTQTEQSNSSYGDQRQQAAMFDPQQIQQQQAAQGQQSQQQQSQQMYVTADKKEDKSQQQSATAEFPFYYNVNMLQKVQTNAVSTIGAITTDDKGCYRFDVQPVGYNTLLNQMSIAAATNATFKCDICGLVFGHMSLLNHHKRIHNTTPSNLQQQPQQVVVQTPTTVTVATTPERPYTCDVCGACFALPGELKSHKTNMHQKPKVQICEDCGSEDPCEHHPTKIKKTIKPGHHPVKRRGVTSVTKCHKCNGTGIIFIGGKQNSQNQAEKPFHCNVCDGTFSRYSSLWSHKRLHSGDKPFKCEVCGLAFAKAAYLKNHGRVHTGEKPFKCSVCGMQFSQSPHLKNHERIHSGERPYQCEVCEKTFARHSTLWNHRRIHTGEKPYRCNICGSAFNQATHLKNHAKVHTGEKPHRCDICEIGFSDRFALKRHRAIHEKYGQTARNQNTNNPSNAQQTNASSQQQQQQQQQQPQQGQQGQQVVVVNATTPVTVSQGQGQAVMLEEVYKCQVAFPEPK, from the exons ATGGCCCTTGAATCAAATGGCAACAACGTGATCTGGTTGAATGCAACCCGTCCTGATCAAATACAGCAG AACCGACCTATTGAACAGCCACTGAAGTGTTCCATGTTCACACAAACTGAACAAACCAACAGTTTCACTCAAACGGAGCAAAGTAATTCAAGTTACGGAGATCAAAGACAG caaGCAGCAATGTTTGACCCACAACAAATTCAACAGCAGCAAGCTGCGCAGGGCCAACAGTCGCAGCAACAGCAATCCCAACAGATGTATGTGACTGcggataaaaaggaagataaatcACAACAACAATCTGCAACAGCagaatttcctttttattataatgtcAACATGCTCCAAAAAGTTCAGACAAATGCAGTGAGCACAATTGGTGCCATAACAACAGATGATAAAGGTTGTTATCGTTTTGATGTGCAGCCAGTTGGATATAACACATTATTAAATCAGATGAGTATTGCGGCTGCTACAAACGCAACCTTTAAATGTGATATATGTGGTCTGGTGTTTGGTCACATGAGCTTGTTGAATCATCATAAACGGATTCACAACACTACACCCAGCAATTTGCAACAACAGCCACAACAAGTAGTTGTTCAAACACCAACGACAGTGACTGTAGCTACTACACCTGAAAGACCGTATACTTGTGATGTCTGTGGAGCTTGTTTTGCACTGCCTGGAGAATTGAAAAGTCATAAAACAAATATGCACCAAAAACCAAAAGTGCAAATATGTGAAGATTGTGGTAGTGAAGATCCGTGCGAACATCATCCcacaaaaatcaaaaaga CAATTAAACCTGGTCATCATCCAGTAAAACGAAGGGGAGTTACTAGTGTTACCAAATGTCATAAATGTAATGGCACAGGAATAATATTCATCG GTGGCAAACAAAACAGTCAGAACCAAGCGGAGAAGCCATTTCATTGTAATGTATGTGATGGTACATTCTCCCGGTATTCTTCACTTTGGTCTCATAAGCGGTTGCACTCGGGTGATAAACCATTCAAGTGCGAAGTCTGTGGTTTAGCTTTTGCAAAAG ctgcttatttgaaaaatcatgGACGAGTTCACACCGGAGAAAAACCATTTAAATGCAGTGTCTGTGGAATGCAATTCTCACAGAGTCCTCATCTGAAAAATCATGAAAGAATTCATTCTGGCGAACGTCCGTATCAATGCGAAGTCTGCGAAAAAACGTTTGCTAGACATTCAACGCTCTGGAATCATAGGAGAATTCATACTGGTGAAAAGCCTTACAGATGTAACATCTGTGGTTCTGCCTTCAATCAAGCAACACACCTAAAAAATCATGCGAAAGTTCATACTGGTGAGAAACCACATAG aTGTGATATATGCGAGATAGGATTTTCCGACCGTTTCGCATTAAAACGACATCGTGCAATTCATGAAAAGTATGGGCAAACGGCTCGAAATCAGAACACGAATAATCCAAGTAATGCACAACAAACAAATGCAAGTAgtcaacagcagcaacagcagcagcagcagcaacccCAACAAGGGCAACAAGGACAACAAGTTGTTGTAGTGAATGCCACAACTCCTGTAACTGTCAGTCAGGGTCAAGGTCAAGCAGTCATGCTTGAAGAAGTCTACAAATGTCAAGTGGCCTTCCCAGAACCCAAATGA
- the LOC122636162 gene encoding zinc finger protein 665-like isoform X4, whose amino-acid sequence MALESNGNNVIWLNATRPDQIQQNRPIEQPLKCSMFTQTEQTNSFTQTEQSNSSYGDQRQQAAMFDPQQIQQQQAAQGQQSQQQQSQQMYVTADKKEDKSQQQSATAEFPFYYNVNMLQKVQTNAVSTIGAITTDDKGCYRFDVQPVGYNTLLNQMSIAAATNATFKCDICGLVFGHMSLLNHHKRIHNTTPSNLQQQPQQVVVQTPTTVTVATTPERPYTCDVCGACFALPGELKSHKTNMHQKPKVQICEDCGSEDPCEHHPTKIKKTIKPGHHPVKRRGVTSVTKCHKCNGTGIIFIAAYLKNHGRVHTGEKPFKCSVCGMQFSQSPHLKNHERIHSGERPYQCEVCEKTFARHSTLWNHRRIHTGEKPYRCNICGSAFNQATHLKNHAKVHTGEKPHRCDICEIGFSDRFALKRHRAIHEKYGQTARNQNTNNPSNAQQTNASSQQQQQQQQQQPQQGQQGQQVVVVNATTPVTVSQGQGQAVMLEEVYKCQVAFPEPK is encoded by the exons ATGGCCCTTGAATCAAATGGCAACAACGTGATCTGGTTGAATGCAACCCGTCCTGATCAAATACAGCAG AACCGACCTATTGAACAGCCACTGAAGTGTTCCATGTTCACACAAACTGAACAAACCAACAGTTTCACTCAAACGGAGCAAAGTAATTCAAGTTACGGAGATCAAAGACAG caaGCAGCAATGTTTGACCCACAACAAATTCAACAGCAGCAAGCTGCGCAGGGCCAACAGTCGCAGCAACAGCAATCCCAACAGATGTATGTGACTGcggataaaaaggaagataaatcACAACAACAATCTGCAACAGCagaatttcctttttattataatgtcAACATGCTCCAAAAAGTTCAGACAAATGCAGTGAGCACAATTGGTGCCATAACAACAGATGATAAAGGTTGTTATCGTTTTGATGTGCAGCCAGTTGGATATAACACATTATTAAATCAGATGAGTATTGCGGCTGCTACAAACGCAACCTTTAAATGTGATATATGTGGTCTGGTGTTTGGTCACATGAGCTTGTTGAATCATCATAAACGGATTCACAACACTACACCCAGCAATTTGCAACAACAGCCACAACAAGTAGTTGTTCAAACACCAACGACAGTGACTGTAGCTACTACACCTGAAAGACCGTATACTTGTGATGTCTGTGGAGCTTGTTTTGCACTGCCTGGAGAATTGAAAAGTCATAAAACAAATATGCACCAAAAACCAAAAGTGCAAATATGTGAAGATTGTGGTAGTGAAGATCCGTGCGAACATCATCCcacaaaaatcaaaaaga CAATTAAACCTGGTCATCATCCAGTAAAACGAAGGGGAGTTACTAGTGTTACCAAATGTCATAAATGTAATGGCACAGGAATAATATTCATCG ctgcttatttgaaaaatcatgGACGAGTTCACACCGGAGAAAAACCATTTAAATGCAGTGTCTGTGGAATGCAATTCTCACAGAGTCCTCATCTGAAAAATCATGAAAGAATTCATTCTGGCGAACGTCCGTATCAATGCGAAGTCTGCGAAAAAACGTTTGCTAGACATTCAACGCTCTGGAATCATAGGAGAATTCATACTGGTGAAAAGCCTTACAGATGTAACATCTGTGGTTCTGCCTTCAATCAAGCAACACACCTAAAAAATCATGCGAAAGTTCATACTGGTGAGAAACCACATAG aTGTGATATATGCGAGATAGGATTTTCCGACCGTTTCGCATTAAAACGACATCGTGCAATTCATGAAAAGTATGGGCAAACGGCTCGAAATCAGAACACGAATAATCCAAGTAATGCACAACAAACAAATGCAAGTAgtcaacagcagcaacagcagcagcagcagcaacccCAACAAGGGCAACAAGGACAACAAGTTGTTGTAGTGAATGCCACAACTCCTGTAACTGTCAGTCAGGGTCAAGGTCAAGCAGTCATGCTTGAAGAAGTCTACAAATGTCAAGTGGCCTTCCCAGAACCCAAATGA
- the LOC122636162 gene encoding zinc finger protein OZF-like isoform X5 yields MALESNGNNVIWLNATRPDQIQQNRPIEQPLKCSMFTQTEQTNSFTQTEQSNSSYGDQRQQAAMFDPQQIQQQQAAQGQQSQQQQSQQMYVTADKKEDKSQQQSATAEFPFYYNVNMLQKVQTNAVSTIGAITTDDKGCYRFDVQPVGYNTLLNQMSIAAATNATFKCDICGLVFGHMSLLNHHKRIHNTTPSNLQQQPQQVVVQTPTTVTVATTPERPYTCDVCGACFALPGELKSHKTNMHQKPKVQICEDCGSEDPCEHHPTKIKKTIKPGHHPVKRRGVTSVTKCHKCNGTGIIFIGKHDEKLDSGISSLAKCGGCKATGRIIIGSGKQNSQNQAEKPFHCNVCDGTFSRYSSLWSHKRLHSGDKPFKCEVCGLAFAKAAYLKNHGRVHTGEKPFKCSVCGMQFSQSPHLKNHERIHSGERPYQCEVCEKTFARHSTLWNHRRIHTGEKPYRCNICGSAFNQATHLKNHAKVHTGEKPHSFCFY; encoded by the exons ATGGCCCTTGAATCAAATGGCAACAACGTGATCTGGTTGAATGCAACCCGTCCTGATCAAATACAGCAG AACCGACCTATTGAACAGCCACTGAAGTGTTCCATGTTCACACAAACTGAACAAACCAACAGTTTCACTCAAACGGAGCAAAGTAATTCAAGTTACGGAGATCAAAGACAG caaGCAGCAATGTTTGACCCACAACAAATTCAACAGCAGCAAGCTGCGCAGGGCCAACAGTCGCAGCAACAGCAATCCCAACAGATGTATGTGACTGcggataaaaaggaagataaatcACAACAACAATCTGCAACAGCagaatttcctttttattataatgtcAACATGCTCCAAAAAGTTCAGACAAATGCAGTGAGCACAATTGGTGCCATAACAACAGATGATAAAGGTTGTTATCGTTTTGATGTGCAGCCAGTTGGATATAACACATTATTAAATCAGATGAGTATTGCGGCTGCTACAAACGCAACCTTTAAATGTGATATATGTGGTCTGGTGTTTGGTCACATGAGCTTGTTGAATCATCATAAACGGATTCACAACACTACACCCAGCAATTTGCAACAACAGCCACAACAAGTAGTTGTTCAAACACCAACGACAGTGACTGTAGCTACTACACCTGAAAGACCGTATACTTGTGATGTCTGTGGAGCTTGTTTTGCACTGCCTGGAGAATTGAAAAGTCATAAAACAAATATGCACCAAAAACCAAAAGTGCAAATATGTGAAGATTGTGGTAGTGAAGATCCGTGCGAACATCATCCcacaaaaatcaaaaaga CAATTAAACCTGGTCATCATCCAGTAAAACGAAGGGGAGTTACTAGTGTTACCAAATGTCATAAATGTAATGGCACAGGAATAATATTCATCG GTAAACACGACGAAAAACTAGATTCTGGAATCAGTTCCCTCGCAAAGTGTGGCGGCTGCAAGGCAACAGGCCGCATCATCATAGGAA GTGGCAAACAAAACAGTCAGAACCAAGCGGAGAAGCCATTTCATTGTAATGTATGTGATGGTACATTCTCCCGGTATTCTTCACTTTGGTCTCATAAGCGGTTGCACTCGGGTGATAAACCATTCAAGTGCGAAGTCTGTGGTTTAGCTTTTGCAAAAG ctgcttatttgaaaaatcatgGACGAGTTCACACCGGAGAAAAACCATTTAAATGCAGTGTCTGTGGAATGCAATTCTCACAGAGTCCTCATCTGAAAAATCATGAAAGAATTCATTCTGGCGAACGTCCGTATCAATGCGAAGTCTGCGAAAAAACGTTTGCTAGACATTCAACGCTCTGGAATCATAGGAGAATTCATACTGGTGAAAAGCCTTACAGATGTAACATCTGTGGTTCTGCCTTCAATCAAGCAACACACCTAAAAAATCATGCGAAAGTTCATACTGGTGAGAAACCACATAG tttttgcttttattag